The sequence TCGCGGTGTGCCGGTGACGTCCGGACGGGGACCCGCCGCGGGGGCATGGGCGGCGAGGACGTCGAGCAGGTGCCGCACGCCGAAGTTGGCGACCGCCGCGCCGAACAGGACGGGTGTGCTGGTGGCGGCGGCGAAGGCGGCCTGGTCGTGGTCGGCGCCGGTGAGGGCGAGCAGGTCGAGTTCCTCGACGGCGCGCTCCCAGTCCTGGCCGTGGCGTCGCGCCGCCTCCCGCGGGTCGAGGTGTTCCTCGATGGCGGCGGTGGCACCACCGGGGGTACGACGGAAGGCGGTCATCTGACCGGTACGACGGTCGACGACGCCGTGGAACTGCCCGGCGATACCCACCGGCCAGGTGACCGGAGTCGGCCGCAGCTTGATCCGTTGTTCGATCTCGTCGAGCAACCCGAGAGGCTCCCGGCCCGGACGGTCCCACTTGTTGATGAAGGTGATCACGGGAATCCGGCGGGCACGGCAGACCTCGAACAGTTTCAGCGTCTGCGGCTCCAGACCCTTCGCGGCGTCGAGGAGCATCACCGCACAGTCCACCGCGGTCAGCACCCGGTAGGTGTCCTCCGAGAAATCGGCGTGACCGGGGGTGTCGAGCAGGTTGACGACCAGGTCCCGGTAGGCGAACTGTAGGACCGCGGACGTGATCGAGATGCCGCGCTGCTGCTCCATGGCCATCCAGTCGGAGACCACACCCTTACGGCCCGCCTTGCCGTGCACCGCACCGGCCTCCCCGATCACCTGCGCGTGCAACGCCAGCGCCTCGGTGATCGTGGACTTCCCGGCATCGGGGTGGGAGATCACCGCGAACGTGCGCCGCCGAGCCGCCTCAGCGGCGACCACGGTCGCAGACTCCACCACCGGCACCCGTCCCACCTCTTTCTCGCTGGATCTTCCAGACTACCGTTGCGAGGGTTGCTCAGCTCGGACGGTGTGCAGGCGGAAGCCACCCTGGCTGCGGGTTTCGGCACCTCGCCGATCTGCATCAGTGCTCCGTCACCCATCGCGTCCGTCCCACCTCCCGAGCGCGCCCGCACTCCGGTGGGCGCGCGGCGGTCACCAGGTAACCGGCAGCGCGATGCGCTACCTGGCGGACACTCGGGCTTGTCTCCCGGATCTCGTCGAGCCGAGACGTGGCCCAGGCGGCGAACCGCCAACGCCGCCGGGCGCCGTCTGGGCCCGTCGCAGGCCGGCGAAGATCCGGGAGACACGCCCTAGCCCGGCCGGCCGCTCGAACTCCGGATCGTGTTCACTGTCACGCCCGTTGCACCGGTACGCCCTGCCGGGCAAAGCACCGCCTGCCGCGTCCCCCCCATGGGAAGATCGGGCCAGCAACTGGCGTCTTCCCGAAAAGACCAACTTTGTTCGGCAATCGTGGAGGTACAAGGTGGCGACCATCCTTATATCCGGCGCCA is a genomic window of Micromonospora tarapacensis containing:
- a CDS encoding peptide chain release factor 3; protein product: MESATVVAAEAARRRTFAVISHPDAGKSTITEALALHAQVIGEAGAVHGKAGRKGVVSDWMAMEQQRGISITSAVLQFAYRDLVVNLLDTPGHADFSEDTYRVLTAVDCAVMLLDAAKGLEPQTLKLFEVCRARRIPVITFINKWDRPGREPLGLLDEIEQRIKLRPTPVTWPVGIAGQFHGVVDRRTGQMTAFRRTPGGATAAIEEHLDPREAARRHGQDWERAVEELDLLALTGADHDQAAFAAATSTPVLFGAAVANFGVRHLLDVLAAHAPAAGPRPDVTGTPRPVDAPFAGFVFKIQANMNKAHRDQVAFVRICSGRFARGMTVTHAGTGRPFATKYAQQMFGASRETIDQAYPGDVIGLVNATALGIGDTLHEGPAVTFPPLPSFVPEHFAVLSAADTATFKRFRRGVEQLDAEGVVQVLRSDRRGEQAPVLAAVGPMQFEVAVARLQAEFGVTARLEHLPYQVARRTDPAGEERLRAVPDAEVLTRVRDGVRLALFTSGWRMRSIADRQPGLTLEPLLAAG